In the Blautia coccoides genome, CACACCGGACTTTCACATGGATAGACGCGGGATAGATACGTCTTGGAGAACAGTCGCAGTCCGGAAGCTGCCTCTTTTCAAACAAAACCCCTGTATCCTTCAAGCTGTCCATACGGTTTAATTTGAACATTCGGTAGTCCTGCCTCTCTCTGCAGTATCCCCACACATACCAGGAGGCCCACTGAAACACGAGAAGATACGGCTCTATCTCCCGCTCACCCTCCCCTTTTGGGGAATAATATCTGAACGCTATCAATCTGCAGTCCTCAATTGCATTTTGTATCAGTTCTATCTTAGGTGCCAGGGCGGATTTATACCAGGAGGACAGATCGATCCTGATATGGTCATTGCTGGTGAGCACCTCCTGACTCCCCACAGACAGCTTCTCCATAAGAAGCTGATACCTATTGGTTCCCGCTACACTGTCCAGGCTTCTAAGTCCTGCAAGGATGGAATGCATATCCCTGGAGGTGAGAAGTGTCTTATCCAGCCGGTATCCCTCCATAATGGAAATGCCGCCATTCTGCCCCTGGGTTGTGACAATAGGGATCCCCGCTTTACAGATATCCTCTATATCCCGGTTGATCGTCCGCCTGGAAACCTCAAATTTTTCTGCCAGATAGGGCGCTGTCACCTTATCCTGCTGAAGCAGAATAGAAAGTATGCCAATCAGCCTGTCTATCTTCATTTCTTTCCCTCACCGCCCGTATTTATTTCCACAAAACATCCGCCTTTTTCCTGGGCGCGGTGCGCCTGTACACCACATTGGGATATCCCAGAAGCATACAGCAGGATACCGCCTTCTCTCCTATTCCCAGCCATTCATGCAGAACTGGACTTTCCCTGATGACACGCATCATATAGCCGCTGTAGAGCGCCCCCAGTCCTTCTGCTGCTGCCATATTTTCAATATTTGCTGCCGCCAGTCCTCCGTCCAACTGATTGTTTGAGGCAATGACCAGAAAGACAGGGGTGTTAAAAAAGAAGGTATCTCTCTCCTTATCCCCCTGCCACAGCTTATAAAAATAGGAAAACGCCCCGGCGTAGTCCGGTCCTGTCTCTTTCAGAGACCGGATGATATCAGGCATTTCCTGCCAGACAAGATTTTTGAACTCCGAAAGCCGCTCCCGGACTACCACAAAGGTGCAGTCCTGCATATTTTTTGCTGTAGCTGTATAACGCCCTGCCTCCAGGATTCTTTCTATCACTTCCCTGCCGGGAATTTCCTCTTTAAAATCACGGATACTTCTTCTGTATTTTACGGCTCTCAGAAAATGTT is a window encoding:
- a CDS encoding helix-turn-helix transcriptional regulator is translated as MKIDRLIGILSILLQQDKVTAPYLAEKFEVSRRTINRDIEDICKAGIPIVTTQGQNGGISIMEGYRLDKTLLTSRDMHSILAGLRSLDSVAGTNRYQLLMEKLSVGSQEVLTSNDHIRIDLSSWYKSALAPKIELIQNAIEDCRLIAFRYYSPKGEGEREIEPYLLVFQWASWYVWGYCRERQDYRMFKLNRMDSLKDTGVLFEKRQLPDCDCSPRRIYPASIHVKVRCAPQMKWRLIEEYGVECFEEQEDGYLLFVSDFADRNSLFGWLLSFGEQMELLEPVKLREELWELLGRMQRCYTKETDFPRNDDRQLS
- a CDS encoding nitroreductase family protein, which codes for MAVINQEICVGCGACVKDCPGSAIRQKEGKAEVIRSCIQCGHCVAVCPVNAASIPEFDMEDVEEYREEDFSVSPEHFLRAVKYRRSIRDFKEEIPGREVIERILEAGRYTATAKNMQDCTFVVVRERLSEFKNLVWQEMPDIIRSLKETGPDYAGAFSYFYKLWQGDKERDTFFFNTPVFLVIASNNQLDGGLAAANIENMAAAEGLGALYSGYMMRVIRESPVLHEWLGIGEKAVSCCMLLGYPNVVYRRTAPRKKADVLWK